A single window of Parabacteroides sp. FAFU027 DNA harbors:
- a CDS encoding PorT family protein, which translates to MRNQFITLWAFLALPAILLAETAASDTTFRYKNKVIKVEDQPDQVKVKVYETRNGKDTVACKQIFEGIYSDGKSYETWSVIEEIGIQLPGLGKPKNKKQNSKCHMEPHYAGIGIGYMNVTDDGNPFHTVSADRFALKAEETTEWFINLIEHSYSLYNNRLALVTGMGINWRTYRMDQNMMLQEINGKTQMVPFDLASGYEYSRLKVTRITMPLLLEWQPGFLRKSFISGGVEAGIKTYSTFKVKYKNSVGDVVKKVTDRGLNTTPLSFDLMLMAGIDNISIFAKQSLTGVFQKDNGPDVKPVSVGLVLNF; encoded by the coding sequence ATGAGAAATCAATTTATAACCCTATGGGCTTTTTTAGCCCTGCCAGCCATTCTTTTAGCAGAAACGGCAGCTTCGGATACAACATTCCGCTATAAAAATAAAGTGATTAAAGTGGAAGACCAGCCCGACCAGGTGAAGGTAAAAGTCTATGAAACCAGAAACGGAAAAGATACCGTTGCCTGTAAACAAATCTTTGAAGGCATTTACAGCGATGGTAAAAGCTACGAAACCTGGTCGGTAATAGAAGAGATTGGCATTCAACTCCCCGGTCTTGGCAAGCCTAAAAACAAAAAGCAAAATTCGAAATGTCACATGGAGCCTCACTACGCGGGAATTGGTATTGGTTATATGAATGTGACAGATGACGGTAATCCCTTTCATACGGTTTCTGCCGATAGATTTGCACTGAAAGCGGAAGAGACAACCGAATGGTTTATCAATCTGATTGAGCACAGCTATTCCCTTTACAACAACCGGCTGGCACTTGTAACCGGTATGGGGATCAACTGGCGTACCTACCGGATGGATCAAAATATGATGCTTCAAGAGATTAATGGAAAGACACAAATGGTGCCTTTCGATTTGGCGTCAGGTTATGAATACAGCCGCTTGAAGGTAACCCGTATTACCATGCCGTTATTGCTGGAGTGGCAACCCGGATTTTTGCGTAAAAGTTTTATTTCGGGAGGCGTTGAGGCCGGAATCAAGACGTATTCCACCTTTAAGGTCAAATATAAAAACAGCGTCGGGGATGTGGTGAAAAAAGTAACTGACCGTGGCCTGAATACCACTCCGCTCTCTTTCGACCTGATGCTGATGGCAGGTATTGATAATATCAGCATATTTGCCAAACAAAGTCTGACCGGAGTATTCCAAAAGGACAATGGACCGGATGTGAAACCGGTGTCTGTAGGATTGGTGCTGAACTTCTGA
- a CDS encoding alpha/beta hydrolase, with protein MKKTFGLLLSLLFSSMTFAQSPIDIPVWKNGAPDHNGIEAPESFTNEGHALNCKEARMYVYLPQKSDSATAAVLICPGGGYARQAMMHEGHDVAKWLNSKGIAGIVLKYRLPNGYTDIPLEDAQEAMKVIRANAKAWNIKPDKVGVCGFSAGGHLASTLGTHFDNASRPDFMILYYPVISMKPGITHSGSRSNLLGKNPEPKIENRFSNEEQITPQTPPTLLILSDDDKTVPPVNSTLFYNALKSNKIPATMYIFPNGGHGFGFRETFAYHDVMTQLLWDWLQKQVK; from the coding sequence ATGAAAAAAACATTCGGATTATTACTTTCATTACTTTTCTCGTCCATGACATTTGCCCAATCCCCCATCGACATTCCGGTTTGGAAAAACGGAGCTCCTGATCATAATGGCATTGAAGCTCCGGAGAGCTTTACGAATGAGGGGCATGCCCTCAACTGCAAAGAGGCTAGAATGTATGTTTATCTGCCACAAAAAAGTGATTCAGCAACAGCGGCTGTACTAATCTGTCCGGGGGGAGGCTATGCGCGTCAGGCGATGATGCACGAAGGACATGATGTTGCGAAGTGGCTCAACAGCAAAGGCATTGCCGGAATTGTGCTCAAATACCGACTTCCCAACGGATATACCGATATTCCGCTTGAAGATGCACAGGAAGCCATGAAGGTTATTCGCGCCAATGCTAAGGCATGGAATATCAAACCGGATAAAGTGGGAGTTTGCGGTTTCTCTGCAGGAGGACACCTTGCATCAACACTGGGAACCCACTTTGACAACGCCAGCCGGCCCGATTTTATGATATTGTATTACCCTGTCATTTCCATGAAACCGGGCATCACCCACAGTGGCTCCCGTTCAAACCTTTTAGGGAAGAACCCTGAACCTAAAATTGAAAATCGTTTTTCCAACGAGGAACAGATTACCCCGCAAACCCCACCTACCCTCTTAATCCTGAGCGATGACGACAAAACTGTCCCTCCGGTTAATAGCACCTTATTTTACAACGCCCTAAAAAGCAATAAAATACCGGCCACTATGTACATATTTCCAAACGGAGGACATGGCTTCGGTTTCAGAGAGACATTTGCTTATCATGACGTTATGACTCAGCTTTTGTGGGATTGGCTTCAAAAACAAGTAAAATAA
- a CDS encoding DUF5107 domain-containing protein has protein sequence MVKVWEEVVIIPTYEIGEPEKNPMFLEKRVYQGSSGVVYPYPVVEKIADEKVDKAWNAVYLENEYLKIMILPELGGRVQMAYDKIKERHFIYYNSVIKPALVGLTGPWISGGLEFNWPQHHRPSTYLPVDYTIEQHADGSATVWVNEQERMFHQKGSAGFTLRPGRAVLELQGKLFNPTPVPQTFLWWANPAVCVNDDYQSVFPPDVNAVFDHGKRDVSKFPIATGVYYKMDYSAGVDISRYKNIPVPTSYMAIKSKYDFVGGYENDTRAGVLHVANHHISPGKKQWTWGNGDFGCAWDRNLTDSDGPYIELMTGVFTDNQPDFSWLQPYEEKTFVQNFMPYRELGVVKNACVDLLLNLEEENGKAVLKLFATRKLTHVKIVLKSQDATLLEEVQTLSPENVYEKGIALNGISYQELTVTVNAENGKKILCWTPEKDEIKTIPEAAKPALDPKDIQTNEQLFLNGLHIEQYRHATYKATDYYQEALHRDPSDARCNNAMGIWLFRKGRFADSIPYYRRAIETLTTRNPNPYDGEPLYNLGLALKFTGENEEAYESFYKACWNAAWQDAAYYSLAQISVIDGRFDDALYEVDKSLIRNWHNHRARHLKAAILRHLGKENEALALIDDSLKIDHFNFGCLFEKYLITQNVSVEAQLLTLMRTESHNYEEIALDYINAGLYDEAVAILQLCIDKAQPSPMAFYYLGWALSLADKTAEAKAVFEVASEQKPDCCFPNRLEAILALQCAMDANPQDGFAPFYLGNLWYDKLQYTDAIACWEASAAINPNFPTVLRNLSLAAFNKQNDSEKAVTLLEKAFALDEKDARILMELDQLYKRLNRPHAGRLAFLDKHAALVKMRDDLYLEYATLLNQSGRYEEAKFLIKTRRFHPWEGGEGKAPAQYQIARLELAKIALGKKEYATAETLLVECFEYPHNLGEGKLPGAQENDFNYFLGCAYEGMNQPEKARACFEAAAVGISEPAAAIYYNDQKPDKIFYQGLALLKLGRDEEARSRFNKLISYGEKHLFDQVKIDYFAVSLPDLLIWDDDFTHRNVIHCNYMMGLGYLGLGETSKAKLHLQKAFTLDNNHQGVQTHLAMI, from the coding sequence ATGGTCAAAGTCTGGGAAGAAGTCGTTATTATCCCCACATACGAAATCGGAGAACCCGAGAAGAATCCGATGTTCCTCGAAAAGCGCGTCTATCAGGGCAGCAGCGGTGTGGTTTATCCCTATCCGGTAGTCGAAAAGATTGCCGATGAGAAGGTCGATAAAGCGTGGAATGCCGTTTACCTCGAAAACGAATACCTAAAAATCATGATTCTGCCGGAGCTGGGAGGTCGTGTGCAAATGGCTTACGATAAAATCAAAGAGCGCCATTTCATTTACTACAACAGCGTGATTAAGCCGGCTTTGGTAGGATTGACCGGCCCGTGGATTTCCGGTGGTTTGGAGTTCAACTGGCCGCAACACCACCGTCCGAGTACCTATCTGCCGGTGGATTATACCATCGAGCAACATGCCGATGGAAGCGCTACCGTTTGGGTAAATGAGCAGGAGCGTATGTTTCATCAAAAAGGTTCCGCAGGATTTACCCTTCGTCCGGGACGTGCAGTGCTGGAGCTTCAGGGAAAGCTATTCAATCCGACACCGGTGCCGCAGACATTCCTTTGGTGGGCCAATCCCGCGGTATGTGTAAATGACGACTACCAATCGGTTTTCCCACCGGATGTCAATGCCGTATTTGACCACGGAAAACGTGACGTGTCGAAATTCCCGATTGCTACCGGTGTCTATTACAAGATGGACTACTCTGCCGGTGTGGACATTTCCCGCTACAAAAATATTCCTGTTCCCACTTCTTACATGGCTATTAAGTCGAAATACGACTTCGTGGGCGGATACGAAAACGATACCCGTGCCGGTGTGTTGCACGTGGCGAATCACCACATTTCTCCGGGGAAGAAACAGTGGACGTGGGGCAACGGTGATTTCGGTTGTGCCTGGGATCGCAATCTGACAGACAGTGATGGCCCATACATCGAACTGATGACCGGTGTGTTTACCGACAATCAGCCGGACTTCTCGTGGTTACAGCCGTATGAGGAAAAGACATTCGTGCAGAACTTCATGCCGTATCGCGAACTGGGTGTGGTGAAGAATGCCTGCGTTGACCTTTTACTAAATCTGGAAGAAGAGAATGGAAAAGCGGTCTTGAAATTGTTTGCAACCCGCAAACTGACCCATGTGAAGATCGTGCTGAAAAGTCAGGATGCGACTCTGTTGGAAGAGGTTCAAACCCTTTCTCCTGAAAATGTCTATGAGAAAGGAATTGCATTGAATGGCATTTCCTATCAGGAGCTGACTGTAACCGTAAATGCGGAGAATGGCAAGAAAATCCTCTGCTGGACGCCTGAGAAAGATGAAATCAAGACCATACCCGAAGCGGCCAAACCGGCTTTAGACCCCAAAGATATTCAGACGAACGAGCAACTTTTCCTGAATGGTCTGCACATCGAACAATACCGTCATGCCACCTACAAAGCGACCGATTACTATCAGGAGGCTTTGCACCGCGATCCGTCTGATGCCCGCTGCAACAATGCGATGGGAATCTGGCTGTTCCGCAAGGGACGATTTGCCGATTCGATTCCATACTATCGTCGTGCGATTGAGACACTCACCACGCGCAATCCCAATCCGTATGACGGTGAGCCGTTGTACAACCTCGGTTTGGCATTGAAGTTTACGGGAGAAAACGAGGAGGCTTACGAATCATTCTACAAAGCCTGCTGGAATGCGGCTTGGCAGGATGCGGCCTATTATTCATTGGCACAAATTTCTGTAATAGACGGTCGATTTGATGATGCGCTTTACGAAGTGGACAAATCGCTGATTCGCAACTGGCACAATCACCGTGCCCGCCACCTGAAGGCTGCGATTCTACGCCATTTGGGCAAAGAAAATGAAGCTTTGGCTTTGATCGACGATTCACTCAAAATTGACCACTTCAACTTCGGTTGCCTTTTTGAAAAATACCTGATTACTCAGAATGTTTCGGTTGAGGCTCAGCTGCTGACGCTTATGCGTACTGAAAGTCACAACTACGAAGAAATTGCTCTTGATTATATCAATGCAGGTCTCTATGATGAGGCGGTGGCAATTCTGCAACTTTGTATCGACAAGGCACAGCCGTCACCAATGGCTTTCTACTATCTGGGTTGGGCGCTCTCATTGGCAGATAAAACTGCGGAAGCAAAAGCCGTATTTGAAGTTGCATCTGAGCAAAAACCGGATTGCTGTTTCCCGAACCGATTGGAAGCCATTCTGGCGCTGCAATGTGCTATGGATGCTAATCCGCAGGATGGTTTTGCACCGTTCTACCTTGGGAATCTTTGGTACGATAAGCTGCAATATACTGATGCCATCGCTTGTTGGGAAGCTTCAGCGGCAATTAATCCGAATTTTCCTACCGTATTGAGAAACCTTTCGCTGGCTGCGTTCAACAAACAGAATGATTCGGAGAAAGCGGTTACTTTACTCGAAAAGGCATTTGCACTGGATGAAAAGGATGCCCGTATACTGATGGAGCTGGACCAATTGTACAAGCGGTTGAATCGTCCGCATGCCGGGCGTCTGGCATTTCTCGATAAACATGCTGCTCTGGTAAAAATGCGCGATGACCTTTACCTTGAATATGCGACCCTACTGAATCAGAGCGGCCGCTATGAAGAGGCTAAATTCCTGATCAAAACCCGCCGTTTCCATCCGTGGGAGGGAGGCGAAGGCAAAGCTCCGGCTCAATACCAGATAGCCCGCCTCGAACTGGCTAAGATTGCTTTAGGCAAAAAAGAATATGCAACGGCAGAAACGCTGTTGGTTGAATGCTTCGAATATCCGCACAATCTGGGTGAAGGCAAACTGCCCGGAGCGCAGGAGAATGATTTCAACTACTTCCTCGGTTGTGCTTACGAAGGCATGAATCAACCGGAAAAAGCCCGTGCTTGCTTCGAAGCCGCCGCAGTCGGTATCAGCGAACCCGCGGCAGCGATCTATTACAATGACCAGAAGCCGGATAAAATCTTCTATCAGGGATTAGCCCTGCTGAAACTGGGTCGTGACGAAGAGGCCCGAAGCCGTTTCAATAAGTTGATAAGTTATGGAGAGAAACATTTGTTTGACCAGGTGAAAATCGATTATTTTGCGGTTTCTCTGCCCGACTTGCTCATCTGGGACGATGACTTCACACACCGCAATGTCATCCATTGCAACTACATGATGGGGCTTGGTTACCTGGGATTGGGCGAAACCAGCAAAGCGAAATTGCATTTGCAAAAAGCCTTTACTCTGGATAATAATCACCAGGGTGTACAGACGCATTTGGCGATGATATAG
- a CDS encoding DUF362 domain-containing protein: protein MAYVITEDCIACGTCIDECPVEAISEGDIYKIDPEICTDCGTCADACPTEAIKPA, encoded by the coding sequence ATGGCTTACGTAATTACTGAAGATTGTATCGCTTGCGGCACATGTATCGATGAGTGTCCGGTAGAAGCAATTTCTGAAGGCGATATCTACAAAATTGATCCGGAAATTTGTACTGATTGCGGTACTTGTGCAGACGCTTGTCCTACTGAAGCAATTAAACCTGCATAA
- a CDS encoding inorganic pyrophosphatase encodes MVDTFSDPIGRLMGLRYKSHPWHGIYLGKEAPEMVTAFIEVVPTDTVKYEIDKDSGYLLLDRPQKYSNVVPALYGFLPQTFCGELVGQFCSEKTERTGIKGDGDPIDICVLTEKDITHGDILVHARPIGGFRMIDGSEADDKIIAVLNNDVVYEGYKDISDVPAFVVERLKHYFLTYKDMPGKEANTEITHTYGREEAYEVIRCSINDYRKRFENLGKLLY; translated from the coding sequence ATGGTAGATACTTTTTCTGACCCAATAGGCCGTTTAATGGGCCTCCGCTACAAGTCTCATCCCTGGCACGGTATATATCTGGGCAAAGAAGCGCCCGAAATGGTTACTGCGTTTATCGAAGTAGTGCCAACCGATACCGTAAAATATGAAATTGACAAAGATAGCGGTTACCTGCTGCTTGACCGTCCACAGAAATACTCCAACGTGGTTCCTGCGCTATATGGATTTCTTCCTCAGACATTCTGCGGAGAACTGGTGGGGCAATTCTGTTCGGAAAAAACCGAACGAACTGGAATTAAAGGAGATGGCGACCCTATAGATATTTGCGTTTTGACAGAAAAAGACATTACCCATGGAGATATCCTGGTTCATGCCCGACCCATCGGGGGATTCCGTATGATTGATGGTAGTGAAGCTGATGACAAAATCATTGCTGTACTAAACAATGATGTCGTTTATGAAGGCTATAAGGATATTTCTGATGTACCGGCTTTTGTGGTAGAACGGCTCAAACACTATTTTCTTACCTACAAGGATATGCCGGGAAAAGAGGCAAACACTGAAATCACCCACACTTACGGAAGAGAAGAGGCTTATGAAGTTATTAGGTGCTCGATAAATGACTACCGTAAACGATTTGAGAATCTGGGAAAACTATTATACTAA
- a CDS encoding beta-galactosidase, which yields MKKNRLFLATLTLAATLSAQNSYQIDITKVRTDVMRGHLDLGGRSVNGDTIGVNSFYIERNGKPIIPVIGEFHFSRYPHQYWDEELKKLKAGGISVVATYAFWNMHEPKEGVFNWSGDYDVRRFVELCRKNGLDVLMRIGPFAHGEIRSGGLPDWLYGRPIEVRTNDAGYLFYANRLYQEIGKQLRGLMFKDGGPVIGVQIENEYQHSAAPWGISYMDAPRERTVGRRDNKITQDGVGINNAGNEFADVGRDHMKTLKQLAIKAGLVTPIYTATGWGRATIIEKGSIPVMAGYAYPFWSKGTDPSPFYTYKDIQQKPDYSPVSYDVNLYPSMAAELGTGMANIYSRRPHVLGESFLPMMVRTVGSGTNGLGFYMYHGGTTPSVGNFFFAEGWGLHNKSYDYQAPIGEFGQMSKGFYSLKLINYFLSAFGNELAPLHTILPVGSDTIKPTNTTTLRYAVRGDGEKGFLFMHNFQDHIAISELKGLKVDIATKSGSVSFPETGTFTLKTGASAIFPFNLNMDGVEVRMATVQPFFRFTNQGKRYNVLVSIDGIAPEMVLKGKVKVTGSGMKTFTRNGNTVVAFPIGKIGEMQINGVSFLVLPWEQALNAYLVGKENQHLVISKSVVLDGEKISLICKNGEAVDVAVYPSVKEISATSAVVKKTVAPLPNMTQRTISIPTVEPKLQLVQADDRHFVLKAPDMDWSKVNDVFVTFDYRGDRALCMMNGELQTDNLYSSQPWTIGLKRYSDALKTNEMYFYFMPMAKDAPYLSYLDKEVIPDFGNKKEFLEIKKPVISVEYKVEITWK from the coding sequence ATGAAGAAAAACAGATTGTTTCTCGCCACGCTGACCTTGGCAGCCACTTTATCTGCCCAAAACAGCTACCAAATCGACATCACCAAAGTGCGTACTGATGTGATGCGCGGGCATCTCGACCTGGGCGGGCGCAGTGTCAACGGTGATACTATCGGGGTAAACAGTTTCTACATCGAACGCAACGGGAAGCCTATAATTCCTGTCATAGGAGAATTCCACTTTAGTCGTTATCCTCATCAATATTGGGATGAGGAGTTGAAAAAGCTGAAAGCCGGAGGCATATCAGTGGTTGCCACCTATGCATTCTGGAATATGCACGAGCCGAAAGAGGGAGTCTTCAACTGGAGCGGAGATTACGATGTGCGCCGTTTTGTGGAACTTTGCCGGAAGAATGGGCTTGATGTCCTGATGCGTATTGGTCCTTTTGCACACGGAGAAATCCGAAGCGGAGGTTTGCCTGACTGGCTCTATGGCCGACCTATAGAGGTGCGTACCAATGATGCCGGTTATTTGTTTTATGCCAACCGCTTGTATCAGGAGATTGGCAAGCAACTTCGGGGTTTGATGTTTAAGGATGGAGGCCCGGTTATTGGTGTTCAGATTGAAAATGAATACCAGCACTCGGCGGCTCCCTGGGGAATCAGCTATATGGATGCTCCACGTGAGCGTACGGTGGGACGGCGCGACAATAAAATCACGCAGGATGGCGTGGGCATTAACAATGCCGGCAATGAGTTTGCCGATGTGGGGCGCGACCACATGAAGACGCTGAAGCAACTGGCTATCAAAGCCGGACTGGTCACGCCTATCTATACCGCCACCGGTTGGGGACGGGCGACTATCATTGAAAAAGGTTCGATTCCGGTCATGGCCGGTTATGCTTACCCTTTCTGGAGCAAGGGCACCGATCCGTCACCCTTCTATACCTATAAGGATATCCAGCAAAAGCCGGACTATTCACCTGTGAGTTATGATGTCAACCTCTATCCGTCGATGGCGGCTGAGTTGGGCACAGGTATGGCTAATATTTATTCACGACGTCCTCATGTGTTGGGTGAAAGCTTCCTCCCGATGATGGTTCGTACCGTGGGAAGCGGTACCAATGGACTGGGATTCTACATGTATCACGGGGGAACCACCCCTTCTGTTGGCAACTTCTTTTTTGCTGAAGGGTGGGGATTACACAACAAATCGTACGATTATCAGGCTCCGATTGGCGAGTTTGGCCAAATGAGCAAAGGGTTTTATTCTCTCAAGCTAATCAACTACTTCTTGTCAGCTTTTGGCAATGAGCTGGCTCCGCTTCACACTATTCTTCCCGTAGGAAGCGATACCATCAAACCGACCAATACCACTACATTGCGCTATGCGGTCAGGGGCGATGGGGAGAAGGGTTTTCTCTTTATGCATAACTTTCAGGACCATATAGCAATATCCGAACTGAAAGGCTTGAAAGTAGACATCGCGACAAAATCGGGTTCAGTATCCTTTCCCGAAACCGGGACATTTACTCTTAAAACCGGAGCTTCTGCCATTTTTCCATTCAATCTGAATATGGATGGAGTTGAGGTGCGAATGGCTACCGTTCAGCCTTTTTTCCGCTTTACCAACCAGGGGAAACGTTACAATGTGCTGGTTTCGATTGATGGCATTGCTCCGGAAATGGTATTGAAAGGAAAAGTAAAAGTGACCGGTTCAGGCATGAAAACATTTACGCGCAATGGCAATACCGTGGTCGCTTTCCCGATCGGCAAAATCGGAGAAATGCAGATCAACGGAGTCTCCTTTCTCGTATTACCCTGGGAGCAGGCGCTTAATGCATATCTCGTAGGAAAAGAAAATCAGCATTTGGTGATTAGTAAATCGGTCGTATTGGATGGAGAGAAAATCTCCCTGATTTGTAAAAATGGTGAAGCCGTGGATGTAGCAGTTTATCCTTCGGTGAAGGAAATATCGGCAACCAGTGCTGTCGTAAAGAAAACAGTGGCACCTCTTCCGAATATGACGCAACGTACCATCTCTATTCCGACAGTTGAGCCGAAGCTCCAACTGGTACAGGCCGATGACCGCCACTTCGTGCTCAAAGCACCGGATATGGACTGGTCAAAGGTAAACGATGTCTTTGTGACTTTCGATTACCGGGGAGACCGCGCTCTCTGCATGATGAATGGCGAGTTGCAGACCGACAACCTCTACTCCAGCCAGCCCTGGACTATCGGTTTGAAACGATACAGCGATGCATTGAAAACCAACGAAATGTATTTCTATTTTATGCCAATGGCTAAAGATGCTCCCTACCTGAGTTATCTGGACAAAGAGGTGATTCCTGATTTTGGTAACAAAAAGGAATTTCTCGAAATCAAGAAGCCTGTAATTAGTGTGGAGTATAAGGTAGAGATTACGTGGAAGTAA
- a CDS encoding RNA polymerase sigma factor encodes MTMMNFTERLMGLQDNLKNFAYQLTANREDAEDLLQDTTLKALDNQEKYLENVNFKGWVFTIMKNIFINNYRKVVRNQTIIDQTEDLYHLNLPQESGFDTPDGSYSVKEIMKAINSFSDEYKIPFSMHVAGYKYQEIADKMHLPIGTVKSRIFFARQRLQENLKDYE; translated from the coding sequence ATGACAATGATGAATTTCACTGAAAGACTGATGGGCCTCCAGGATAACTTGAAAAATTTCGCCTATCAATTGACTGCCAACAGAGAGGATGCTGAAGATTTGTTGCAGGACACAACCCTGAAAGCGCTCGACAACCAGGAGAAGTATCTCGAAAATGTAAACTTCAAAGGTTGGGTATTTACTATTATGAAGAATATCTTCATTAACAACTACCGCAAAGTGGTACGAAACCAAACCATCATTGACCAGACTGAGGACCTTTACCACCTCAACCTGCCTCAGGAATCCGGTTTTGACACTCCCGACGGAAGCTACTCTGTAAAAGAGATTATGAAGGCAATCAATAGTTTTTCTGATGAATACAAAATCCCGTTCTCTATGCATGTTGCCGGGTACAAATATCAGGAAATAGCGGATAAAATGCACCTTCCTATCGGAACTGTAAAAAGTCGCATTTTCTTTGCCAGACAACGTTTACAAGAAAACCTGAAAGACTATGAGTAA
- a CDS encoding RNA polymerase sigma factor, translating to MSPERFKAEVLPLREKLFRIACKMLEDEQDAEDAVQEAYLRLWHTRDVLDRYDSISAFATTVTKNICIDKLRIRYRKEPMADNVEQTAHDNPHLMLEKSDTEKLIGSIIDQLPPLQRMIMQMKDVEEMENEEIASITGTNIEAVRMNLSRARKRVREVYLKLTAI from the coding sequence ATGAGTCCCGAAAGATTTAAGGCAGAGGTACTGCCATTGCGCGAGAAACTGTTCCGGATAGCATGCAAAATGCTGGAAGATGAGCAGGATGCGGAGGATGCTGTACAAGAAGCATACCTCAGGCTTTGGCATACGCGTGATGTGCTTGACCGGTATGACAGCATTTCCGCTTTTGCCACGACGGTGACTAAGAATATCTGCATTGATAAGCTACGCATCAGGTACCGGAAAGAGCCGATGGCCGATAATGTTGAGCAAACCGCTCACGACAACCCGCACCTGATGCTGGAAAAAAGTGATACGGAAAAGCTGATTGGCTCGATCATAGACCAGTTGCCACCTTTACAACGGATGATAATGCAGATGAAAGATGTGGAGGAAATGGAAAATGAAGAGATTGCCTCCATAACCGGAACGAATATCGAAGCCGTTCGCATGAATCTCTCCCGCGCCCGGAAACGGGTAAGGGAAGTTTATCTGAAGTTAACTGCCATTTAA
- a CDS encoding DUF6108 family protein — protein sequence MKNKNYGILILLSVFWLLPELVNAQSDLQISKVFEKYGSRKHVVMVEMSREMLASYNMTLYKSISIKEDPSSVEFVRNCLSKDKEGAKKIKQVMKGGELVSAYYQLNKRGKDNRFILFRSDPPNVVTLIYIETEEETDNIVNMLLKKK from the coding sequence ATGAAGAATAAAAATTACGGAATCCTGATTTTACTATCCGTATTCTGGCTTTTACCGGAGTTGGTAAATGCCCAGTCGGATTTACAGATTAGTAAGGTTTTCGAGAAATATGGTTCCCGAAAGCATGTGGTCATGGTCGAAATGAGTCGCGAAATGCTTGCTTCTTACAATATGACGTTGTATAAAAGCATCAGTATAAAGGAAGACCCTTCGTCGGTAGAGTTTGTCCGAAACTGTCTGTCCAAAGACAAGGAAGGGGCAAAGAAAATCAAGCAGGTCATGAAAGGAGGTGAGCTTGTATCGGCCTATTATCAGCTGAATAAGCGTGGGAAAGACAACCGGTTTATCCTCTTCCGGAGTGACCCTCCTAATGTCGTAACGCTTATTTACATCGAAACGGAAGAAGAAACCGATAATATTGTAAATATGCTCCTGAAGAAAAAATAG